A single Nitrosospira multiformis ATCC 25196 DNA region contains:
- the dnaK gene encoding molecular chaperone DnaK produces MGKIIGIDLGTTNSCVAVMESGKPKVIENSEGARTTPSIVAYTEDGEILVGASAKRQAVTNPKNTLFAVKRLIGRRFNEEMVQRDIKMVPYTIIKADNNDAWIEVRGKKVAPPEVSAQVLMKMKKTAEDYLGEPVTEAVITVPAYFNDSQRQATKDAGRIAGLEVKRIINEPTAAALAFGMDKKEGDRKIAVYDLGGGTFDISIIEIAEVEGEHQFEVLATNGDTFLGGEDFDARIIEYLVDEFKKENGIDLKKDMLALQRLKDSAEKAKIELSSSQQTEVNLPYITADASGPKHLAVRITRAKLESLVEDLITRTVEPCRIAIKDAGIKISDIDDVILVGGQTRMPKVQEKVKEIFAKEPRKDVNPDEAVAVGAAIQGGVLQGAVKDVLLLDVTPLSLGIETLGGVMTKLIQKNTTIPTKANQVFSTADDNQTAVTIHVLQGEREMASGNKSLGQFNLADIPPAPRGMPQIEVTFDIDSNGILHVSAKDKATGKESKIKIQASSGLSEEEVQRMVKDAEAHAEEDHKAMELVTARNQCDAMIHSVQKTMKEHGDKLADEEKSKIESALKEAEDALKSGDKETIEAKTQALAEASHKLAEKMYSQGQGPQAGPGEEPSGQSGGTEKPVEGEVVDAEFEEVKNKK; encoded by the coding sequence ATGGGAAAAATTATCGGAATCGACCTGGGGACCACTAACTCATGTGTTGCCGTCATGGAAAGCGGCAAGCCCAAGGTGATAGAAAACTCCGAGGGGGCGCGCACCACGCCTTCCATCGTCGCCTATACGGAAGATGGCGAGATTCTGGTGGGCGCCTCTGCCAAGCGACAGGCCGTCACCAATCCGAAAAATACCTTGTTCGCGGTGAAACGTCTGATCGGGCGGCGCTTTAACGAGGAGATGGTGCAAAGGGACATCAAGATGGTGCCTTACACCATCATCAAAGCCGACAACAACGATGCATGGATTGAGGTGCGCGGCAAGAAAGTCGCGCCCCCCGAAGTGTCGGCACAAGTGCTCATGAAGATGAAAAAGACGGCGGAGGATTATCTGGGTGAGCCCGTGACCGAAGCCGTCATTACCGTACCGGCTTATTTCAACGATTCCCAGCGGCAGGCCACAAAAGACGCAGGCCGCATCGCCGGACTCGAAGTCAAGCGTATCATCAACGAGCCGACCGCAGCCGCGCTTGCTTTCGGAATGGATAAAAAGGAAGGGGACCGCAAGATCGCCGTGTACGATCTGGGCGGCGGAACATTCGATATTTCCATTATCGAAATTGCAGAAGTCGAAGGCGAGCATCAGTTTGAAGTGCTGGCGACCAATGGCGACACCTTCCTGGGCGGCGAGGATTTCGACGCCCGCATCATCGAGTATCTGGTGGATGAGTTCAAAAAGGAAAACGGTATCGATCTCAAGAAGGATATGCTTGCTTTGCAGCGGTTAAAGGATTCCGCGGAAAAAGCCAAGATCGAACTCTCTTCCAGCCAGCAAACCGAGGTCAATCTGCCGTACATCACGGCGGATGCCAGCGGCCCGAAGCATCTCGCGGTAAGAATCACCCGCGCCAAGCTGGAAAGCCTGGTGGAAGATTTGATCACGCGCACGGTGGAGCCTTGCCGTATCGCCATCAAGGATGCGGGTATAAAGATTTCCGATATCGACGACGTTATCCTGGTGGGGGGGCAGACCCGCATGCCCAAGGTACAGGAAAAGGTCAAGGAAATTTTCGCCAAGGAGCCCCGCAAGGATGTGAACCCTGACGAGGCAGTGGCCGTGGGCGCGGCGATCCAGGGCGGCGTGCTGCAGGGCGCGGTGAAGGATGTGCTGCTGCTGGATGTGACGCCGTTGTCGCTCGGTATCGAAACGCTGGGCGGCGTGATGACCAAGCTGATCCAGAAGAACACGACTATTCCGACAAAGGCGAATCAGGTATTTTCCACCGCGGATGACAATCAGACTGCCGTAACCATTCACGTGCTGCAAGGCGAACGCGAGATGGCATCCGGCAACAAGAGCCTGGGCCAGTTCAACCTGGCCGATATCCCGCCGGCTCCGCGCGGCATGCCGCAAATCGAGGTGACATTCGATATCGACTCGAATGGCATACTGCATGTGTCGGCCAAAGACAAGGCGACAGGCAAGGAAAGCAAGATCAAGATTCAGGCAAGTTCCGGTCTGTCGGAAGAGGAAGTGCAGCGCATGGTCAAGGATGCCGAAGCCCATGCCGAGGAAGACCATAAGGCGATGGAACTGGTCACGGCGCGCAACCAGTGCGATGCGATGATCCACTCTGTGCAGAAAACCATGAAGGAGCATGGGGATAAACTGGCCGATGAGGAAAAATCGAAGATAGAGTCGGCACTGAAAGAGGCGGAAGATGCGTTGAAGTCCGGCGACAAGGAAACCATCGAGGCCAAAACCCAGGCATTGGCCGAGGCTTCGCATAAATTGGCGGAAAAGATGTATTCACAGGGGCAGGGTCCACAGGCCGGTCCCGGTGAGGAACCTTCCGGCCAGAGCGGCGGGACTGAAAAACCTGTCGAAGGAGAAGTTGTCGATGCGGAGTTCGAGGAAGTAAAAAACAAGAAGTAA
- the grpE gene encoding nucleotide exchange factor GrpE has protein sequence MTEENRPQPDQPELTVTSESSVQETGENKARTPEQEGEAMPSLEQLLKKAELDAAEHYDAWLRAKAEGENIRKRAQMDVTNAHKYAIENFSTELLSVMDSLEAALAVENATVENFKSGMELTLKQLTATFAKFNIKQLSPQGEKFDPHLHQAMCMVESELPHNTVVQVMQKGYVLNDRVIRPALVSVSKGKES, from the coding sequence ATGACAGAAGAAAACCGACCTCAACCAGACCAGCCCGAGCTGACCGTAACAAGCGAAAGCAGTGTACAGGAAACCGGGGAAAACAAGGCCAGGACGCCCGAGCAGGAGGGCGAAGCCATGCCCAGCCTGGAGCAGTTATTGAAAAAAGCCGAACTCGATGCAGCGGAACATTATGATGCATGGCTTCGCGCCAAGGCTGAAGGCGAGAACATAAGAAAGCGCGCCCAGATGGACGTCACCAACGCGCACAAATACGCTATTGAAAATTTTTCCACTGAACTGCTCTCGGTCATGGACAGCCTGGAAGCTGCGTTGGCGGTGGAGAATGCAACAGTCGAGAATTTCAAAAGCGGCATGGAATTGACGCTCAAGCAGCTCACTGCGACTTTCGCCAAGTTCAATATCAAGCAGCTCAGTCCCCAGGGTGAAAAATTCGATCCGCATTTGCACCAGGCCATGTGCATGGTGGAGTCCGAGCTTCCGCACAACACAGTCGTGCAGGTTATGCAGAAAGGCTATGTGCTGAATGATCGGGTTATCCGGCCGGCGCTGGTTTCGGTTTCGAAGGGAAAAGAGTCTTGA
- the purB gene encoding adenylosuccinate lyase, with protein MNSSFLTALSPLDGRYHGKVDALRPYFSELGLIRYRVQLEIEWLKALSRASAIAEALPLSPDTLAQLDALITDFSERDGEAVKLIEARTNHDVKAVEYWLRKQLTENAEIGRIEQFIHFACTSEDINNLSHGLMLMHSRDDIMLPALDNIIGRLVRLAHELAAVPMLARTHGQAATPTTVGKELANFAYRLQRGRRRLAQVAILGKINGAVGNYNAHLAAYPDFGWEKFAQDFVEKLGLQFNPYTTQIEPHDTVAELFDAYARINTILLDFNRDIWGYISLAYFKQKTRKDEVGSSTMPHKVNPIDFENSEGNLGIANTLLRHLSEKLPISRWQRDLTDSTALRNMGVALGHTLLAYDSCSRGLDKLEINPGRLEEDLRNAWEVLAEPIQTVMRRHGMPDSYERLKELTRGKGGITQDALHQFIDSLALPDVEKKRLREMRPETYLGNAAALARKISTEY; from the coding sequence ATGAATTCATCCTTTCTCACCGCACTCTCTCCTCTTGATGGCCGCTATCACGGCAAAGTCGATGCACTGAGACCCTATTTCAGCGAACTCGGGCTGATCCGTTACCGCGTCCAGCTTGAGATCGAATGGCTCAAGGCATTGAGCCGGGCTTCCGCCATTGCTGAAGCACTGCCGTTATCTCCGGATACGCTTGCACAGCTTGATGCTCTGATAACGGATTTTTCCGAAAGGGATGGCGAAGCGGTCAAACTCATCGAGGCGCGCACCAATCATGACGTGAAAGCCGTGGAATACTGGCTTCGCAAGCAGTTAACGGAAAATGCCGAGATCGGCAGAATCGAACAATTCATTCATTTTGCCTGCACTTCAGAGGACATCAACAATCTTTCCCATGGATTGATGCTGATGCACAGCCGCGACGACATCATGTTGCCGGCGCTGGATAACATCATTGGCAGGCTCGTCCGGCTTGCGCACGAGCTGGCCGCAGTGCCCATGCTTGCACGCACGCACGGGCAGGCTGCCACGCCGACCACGGTGGGCAAGGAGCTCGCCAATTTCGCTTATCGTCTGCAACGGGGACGCCGGCGCTTGGCGCAGGTGGCTATTCTCGGAAAAATCAATGGAGCTGTGGGTAATTACAACGCCCACCTGGCGGCCTATCCCGACTTCGGATGGGAGAAATTCGCGCAGGATTTTGTGGAAAAGCTCGGCCTGCAATTCAATCCTTATACTACCCAGATTGAACCGCACGACACCGTAGCTGAACTGTTCGATGCCTATGCCAGGATCAATACGATTCTGCTGGATTTCAACCGGGATATATGGGGATACATCTCGCTAGCCTACTTCAAGCAAAAAACCCGAAAAGATGAAGTCGGTTCCTCAACCATGCCCCACAAGGTCAATCCGATAGATTTTGAAAATTCCGAAGGTAATCTGGGGATTGCCAACACGCTCCTGCGGCACTTGAGCGAGAAGCTGCCGATATCGCGCTGGCAGCGAGACCTTACCGACTCCACTGCACTGCGTAACATGGGTGTCGCATTAGGCCATACTTTATTGGCATATGACTCCTGCAGCAGGGGCCTGGACAAACTGGAAATCAACCCCGGCCGTCTGGAGGAGGATTTGAGAAATGCCTGGGAAGTGCTGGCCGAGCCCATTCAGACGGTGATGCGTCGCCACGGCATGCCGGATTCATACGAGCGGTTGAAAGAACTGACCCGGGGCAAGGGCGGTATCACCCAAGACGCGCTCCATCAGTTTATTGACAGTCTCGCCCTTCCTGATGTGGAAAAAAAACGATTGCGTGAAATGAGGCCGGAAACATACCTGGGGAATGCTGCTGCATTAGCGAGAAAAATCAGTACGGAATACTGA
- a CDS encoding glutathione S-transferase, translating to MKLIGSLTSPYVRKARIVLAEKHVGYTFELDVPWNDDSQVPDYNPLGKVPVLIMDDGTSVFDSRVIVEYLDSVNPVSRLIPDGNRRRIAVKRWEALADGICDAAAAIFLERKRSKTQQSGQWISRQQKKVEGGLEAAARELGDRKWCDGNAYSLADIALGCALGYLAFRFPEIKWRENFPNLAELSDRLEKRPAFMETAPQD from the coding sequence ATGAAGCTCATTGGATCTCTTACCAGCCCCTACGTACGCAAGGCACGCATTGTTCTCGCCGAAAAGCACGTTGGTTATACCTTCGAACTGGATGTCCCCTGGAACGATGATAGCCAGGTACCCGACTACAATCCGCTCGGCAAGGTGCCGGTGCTGATCATGGATGACGGGACGAGCGTGTTCGATTCACGCGTGATCGTCGAGTATCTCGACAGTGTCAATCCCGTATCGCGCCTGATCCCGGACGGCAATCGGCGGCGCATCGCGGTAAAACGCTGGGAAGCGCTAGCGGACGGTATCTGTGACGCCGCTGCCGCCATTTTCCTGGAGCGCAAGCGCAGCAAGACGCAGCAAAGCGGACAGTGGATTTCCCGCCAGCAGAAAAAGGTTGAGGGAGGCCTGGAAGCGGCGGCAAGGGAACTGGGTGACAGAAAATGGTGCGATGGAAATGCTTATTCGCTGGCTGACATCGCACTGGGCTGCGCGCTGGGCTATCTCGCCTTCCGGTTTCCGGAGATCAAGTGGCGGGAGAATTTTCCCAATCTGGCGGAGCTTTCCGACCGTCTGGAAAAACGGCCCGCGTTCATGGAAACCGCGCCACAGGATTGA
- the mnmA gene encoding tRNA 2-thiouridine(34) synthase MnmA, translating to MSKARVVVGMSGGVDSSVAALLLKQQGYEVIGLFMKNWEDDDTDEYCSSRQDLIDAASVADVIGIPLEAVNFSAEYKERVFSHFLAEYKAGRTPNPDVLCNAEIKFKAFLDHAAGLGADYIATGHYAQVRNTDGVFQLLKGEDGTKDQSYFLYRLNQAQLSRALFPIGHLYKRDVRSIAKDHGLPNFSKKDSTGICFIGERPFREFLNRYLPNDPGEIRTPSGDVMGRHAGLMYYTIGQRQGLGIGGTRGGDGEPWFVSEKDVKRNVLTVVQGHDHPDLLRPALAATDLTWVSGKMPRCNWVYAAKIRYRQSDAPCSITYLDCNKCKIEFAQPQWAVAPGQSVVVYESKVCLGGGVIAATQDD from the coding sequence ATGAGCAAGGCGCGCGTAGTTGTCGGAATGTCCGGCGGCGTGGATTCCTCTGTCGCCGCCTTGTTGTTGAAACAGCAGGGGTATGAAGTGATCGGCCTCTTCATGAAGAACTGGGAAGATGACGACACGGATGAATACTGCTCATCCCGGCAGGATTTGATAGATGCGGCATCAGTGGCGGATGTCATTGGAATTCCCCTTGAAGCTGTGAATTTCTCCGCCGAATATAAGGAGCGGGTATTCAGCCATTTTCTTGCCGAATACAAGGCAGGCCGGACCCCCAATCCGGATGTGCTATGCAACGCGGAGATAAAGTTCAAGGCGTTTCTGGACCATGCGGCGGGGCTGGGCGCGGATTATATTGCGACAGGACATTATGCCCAGGTGCGCAATACGGATGGTGTATTCCAGTTGCTCAAGGGTGAGGATGGAACGAAGGACCAGAGTTATTTTCTCTACCGGCTCAACCAGGCGCAGTTGTCCAGGGCACTGTTTCCCATCGGGCATCTTTATAAGCGCGATGTGCGAAGCATCGCGAAAGACCACGGGCTGCCCAATTTCTCCAAGAAGGACAGCACCGGCATCTGTTTTATCGGTGAACGGCCTTTTCGGGAATTTCTCAACCGCTATTTGCCGAACGACCCAGGCGAAATCCGCACGCCTTCCGGAGACGTCATGGGCAGGCATGCCGGCCTTATGTATTACACTATCGGGCAACGACAGGGATTGGGCATTGGAGGAACGAGGGGGGGCGACGGCGAACCCTGGTTTGTGTCGGAAAAGGACGTGAAGCGGAACGTCCTGACGGTAGTACAGGGGCACGATCATCCCGACCTGCTCAGGCCCGCGCTTGCTGCAACCGACTTGACATGGGTGAGCGGCAAGATGCCTCGCTGCAACTGGGTGTACGCGGCCAAAATCCGTTATCGCCAATCGGACGCTCCCTGTTCGATCACTTACCTTGATTGCAATAAATGCAAAATCGAGTTCGCCCAACCGCAGTGGGCCGTGGCGCCCGGGCAGTCAGTGGTGGTGTACGAAAGCAAGGTGTGCCTGGGGGGAGGGGTAATTGCCGCTACCCAGGATGATTGA
- a CDS encoding NUDIX hydrolase has protein sequence MIWKPNVTVAAVVEKDGQYLLVEEQTSSGLLFNQPAGHLEPGESIIHGAIRETLEETGYMFVPQSVLGIYHWHSPAEDTTFIRFAFSGSVSGHDPGRDLDAGIVRADWFDIDEIRSMTYCHRSPLVMKCIEDHLAGKGCPLDILTHLA, from the coding sequence ATGATCTGGAAACCCAATGTAACGGTGGCAGCAGTGGTGGAGAAAGACGGGCAATATCTTCTGGTGGAAGAGCAAACCAGCAGCGGCTTGTTATTTAATCAGCCGGCGGGTCATCTGGAGCCGGGGGAGTCAATCATCCATGGCGCGATACGGGAAACTCTGGAAGAGACGGGCTACATGTTCGTCCCCCAATCCGTACTCGGCATTTATCACTGGCATTCCCCGGCGGAAGATACAACATTCATACGCTTTGCTTTTTCCGGTTCAGTGAGCGGCCATGATCCCGGCCGCGACCTGGACGCAGGCATCGTACGCGCTGACTGGTTCGACATCGATGAAATCCGCAGCATGACCTATTGCCACCGTAGCCCCCTCGTCATGAAATGCATCGAAGACCATCTGGCAGGGAAAGGGTGTCCGCTCGACATCCTTACTCATCTGGCTTGA